One genomic segment of Aquipluma nitroreducens includes these proteins:
- a CDS encoding GNAT family N-acetyltransferase, with protein sequence MQIDLSNIQIREIGINEVEVLTTYRMAYLTELQGEQSEEYQSQLRNELTEYFTQALVEKRFFAYLAELKGEVLSFGAMVIKKIPGDFNQSAYLEGDILNMYTLPFARRKGISALILQQLINEARNRGISKVSLHTSKDGEKLYRKFGFSEPIYPVLELCL encoded by the coding sequence ATGCAAATTGATTTATCCAACATTCAAATCAGGGAAATCGGGATTAACGAGGTAGAAGTTTTAACGACATACCGGATGGCTTATCTCACCGAATTACAGGGTGAACAAAGCGAGGAATACCAGTCTCAACTGAGAAATGAACTAACTGAATATTTCACTCAGGCATTGGTTGAAAAACGTTTCTTTGCCTATTTGGCCGAGCTTAAAGGCGAAGTTTTAAGTTTCGGAGCCATGGTAATCAAAAAAATACCAGGCGATTTTAACCAATCGGCTTATCTTGAAGGTGATATTTTGAACATGTACACTTTACCTTTTGCCCGAAGAAAAGGAATCTCTGCATTGATACTTCAACAACTTATAAACGAGGCCAGGAATCGCGGAATAAGCAAAGTGTCGCTGCACACCTCGAAAGACGGAGAAAAACTGTATCGCAAATTCGGCTTTAGCGAACCCATTTATCCGGTACTGGAATTGTGTCTATAA
- a CDS encoding SpoIID/LytB domain-containing protein gives MTEPHLRIGIMYHPEIIFRLNETYLLAPNGVPYEGIQKVNYRDGKIWLNDELVDEETLVFNPVRYHEASFELNDVTIGIQFHWERKEDQTFKGSLEIMIENDQLTAINILPLEDYLVSVISSEMSATSNMELLKAHAIVSRSWMLAQTQKSNSLKETEKIYQSISETPEEYIRWYDREDHLNFDVCADDHCQRYQGITRQSTKIVEQAVAETRGMLLMNNDKICDARFSKSCGGISETFENVWEPEVHPYLQSIIDNPTLSEGYQADLTNEEAAQKWIRNAPEAFCNTHDKEVLSQVLNDYDQETTDFYRWKLTYQQTDLAELIARKSGRDFGSILDLIPVERGFSGRLIKLKIVGSKLTLTIGKELEIRKTLSESHLYSSAFVVDKQNITDGIPGEFILTGAGWGHGVGLCQIGAAMMGAKGYKYDEILLHYFRGASISKEY, from the coding sequence ATGACCGAACCACATTTACGCATTGGCATCATGTACCATCCTGAAATTATTTTCAGGCTAAACGAAACTTACCTTTTGGCCCCCAATGGAGTTCCTTACGAGGGAATTCAGAAAGTAAATTACCGTGATGGAAAAATCTGGCTGAATGATGAATTAGTGGATGAAGAAACACTCGTTTTTAATCCTGTCCGCTATCACGAAGCATCTTTCGAGTTGAATGATGTTACCATTGGAATTCAGTTTCACTGGGAACGAAAAGAAGATCAGACATTCAAAGGTTCGTTGGAAATCATGATCGAAAATGACCAGCTTACCGCCATCAATATTCTACCACTCGAAGATTACCTGGTTAGCGTAATTTCATCGGAAATGAGTGCGACCAGCAACATGGAATTACTGAAAGCACATGCTATCGTTTCGCGTTCGTGGATGTTGGCTCAAACGCAAAAAAGCAATTCGTTAAAAGAAACCGAAAAAATCTACCAGAGCATTTCAGAAACTCCGGAAGAATATATTCGTTGGTACGACCGCGAAGATCATCTCAATTTTGATGTTTGCGCCGACGACCATTGTCAGCGATATCAGGGAATCACCCGCCAATCGACAAAAATTGTTGAGCAGGCTGTTGCCGAAACCCGTGGAATGTTGCTGATGAACAACGACAAAATATGTGATGCCCGTTTCTCGAAAAGCTGTGGAGGGATTTCCGAAACTTTCGAAAATGTTTGGGAACCCGAAGTGCATCCTTATTTGCAATCGATAATAGACAACCCAACACTTTCCGAAGGATATCAGGCTGATCTGACCAATGAAGAAGCTGCTCAGAAATGGATCAGGAATGCTCCTGAAGCTTTCTGCAACACGCACGACAAAGAAGTCCTTTCGCAGGTTTTGAACGACTACGATCAAGAAACAACCGATTTTTACCGCTGGAAACTCACCTATCAGCAAACCGATCTGGCTGAACTGATTGCCCGTAAATCGGGTCGCGATTTTGGTTCAATTCTCGATTTGATTCCGGTTGAACGTGGGTTTTCAGGAAGATTAATAAAATTGAAAATTGTAGGTTCGAAACTCACATTGACCATTGGTAAAGAACTTGAAATCCGCAAAACACTGTCCGAATCACATTTGTACAGCTCTGCATTTGTTGTTGACAAGCAAAACATCACCGATGGAATTCCGGGCGAATTTATACTGACCGGCGCCGGTTGGGGGCATGGTGTTGGCCTTTGCCAGATTGGAGCAGCGATGATGGGTGCTAAAGGATACAAATACGACGAGATTTTGTTGCATTATTTCCGCGGAGCAAGTATTTCGAAAGAATATTGA
- a CDS encoding VanZ family protein, whose product MISYLLSIRQSVRMLLVVIYVGCVAALSLLPMQDLPQVPMFHGEDKVVHFIMYFGFSILFCWTLKTELNFSKLFFVILVTVSWGILMEYLQLDMHIGRSFSWYDELANSIGSVFGILIYTLVSRNAAANLTSGSI is encoded by the coding sequence ATGATATCTTACTTATTATCTATACGCCAATCGGTTCGAATGTTATTGGTCGTGATTTATGTTGGTTGTGTTGCCGCCTTATCGTTATTACCCATGCAAGATCTACCTCAAGTGCCCATGTTTCATGGAGAAGATAAAGTGGTTCATTTTATCATGTATTTTGGGTTTTCAATTTTGTTCTGCTGGACACTCAAGACTGAATTAAATTTTTCAAAGTTGTTTTTTGTAATTTTAGTAACCGTTAGCTGGGGTATTCTGATGGAATACCTGCAGTTGGATATGCATATCGGGCGTTCATTTTCATGGTATGACGAGCTTGCCAATTCAATAGGATCTGTTTTTGGCATTTTGATATATACCCTTGTCTCACGAAACGCGGCAGCCAACTTGACGTCAGGATCGATTTGA